In Kytococcus sedentarius DSM 20547, the sequence CCGGGTCGAGACGCTGCGAGCGAGCACGGTGCCCGAGGAGTCCGTCACCGCGCCGCGCAGTGCCGGGACGCGCTCGGTGTGCATGCGCGAGGCCATGGCCGTCTCGGCGAGGGCCGGCCCGTCGAGGGCCTGCAGGCGGAAGAGCTGGCCGACGAACAGCGTGAACACGAAGGTGGCCACCACCAGCAACCAGCGCGCACGGCGGACCGGGTGCCCGGGCGCCGCGCTGCTGGTCCGGCGCCGGGAGCGGCGACGGGTCTGGGTCACGGTCATGCGGTGGTCTCTCGCTGATCAGTCGGAGGCGGGGGTGGACTTCTGGCTGGGCTGCGCGGTGGGCTCGTCGTCGGCCTTCTTCGCCGGCTTCTTCTCGGCGGGCTTCTTCTTGGCGGGCTCGTCCTTCTTGGCCTGGTTCGACTCCTCGCCCTTGTCGTCCTTCTCGTCGGACTCGTCAGCGGGCGCACCGCCCGCCCCGTTGCCCGCGCCGTTGTCCGCCGCCGATGCGGGGGCCTGGGGGGCGGCCTCGGCCTCCCCCAGCACGGCCCCGGTCTCGGGGTCGACGTAGCCCATCGTGCCAGCCGGCACCATGCCCAGCTGCTCGGCGCGCGCCGAGAGCTGCTCGGGGGAGCTCATCTCGTCGACCTGTGCCTCCACGGACAACCGGGTCTCGGTGGCCTGCCGGTGGGAGGACTGGGCCTCGGCGAGGTGGAAGGCCCCCTCGCCGCGGGCGGTGTTGAAGACCAGGGAGGCGACCATGGCCGCGACCACGATGAGGACGCACAGGAGGGCGAACGCCTTGTGCGAGCAGGTGCTGACGTACCCGCGGGCCGAGCGCATGCCGGCCCCGGCCACGCAGCCGACAGCACGGCCCCAGTCCGCCGGACGCAGGGCCGACAGCGACGGGGCCGCCGTGCGCGACGGGCGAGTTCCACGGCCCGGGGCCGGGCGGGTGACACCCCGGCCACGCAGCCCTCGCAGACCCCTCGGGCCACTCCACGGTGCTGTGGTCATCGGTTCCCCCTCCCGGAGGGTCGGTCGGTGGTGCGGGTGCGCTCGGCCACGCGCAGGCGGGCCGAGCTGGACCGGCGGTTCACGGCGCGCTCCCCCTCATCGGGCTGCTCGGCCCCACGCGTGGCCAGGCGCAGCCACGGTGCGTGCTCGGGCAGCTCCACGGGCAGGCCCTCCGGCGCGCTCGAGGTGGCCCCCGCGGCGAAGGCCTGCTTGGTGAGGCGGTCCTCCAGCGAGTGGTAGGAGAGAACGGCCAGTCGTCCGCCGACGGCCAGGTGGTCCAGCGCGCGGTGCACGGTGGTCGCCCAGATGGACAGCTCGCTGTTCACCTCGATGCGGAGGGCCTGGAAGGTGCGCTTGGCCGGGTGTCCCCCGGTGCGCTGTGAGGCCGCGGGCACGGTGCGCTCCAGCAGCTCCACGAGGCGCGCCGAGTCGGTGAACGGCTCGGTCTCCCGCTCTCGCAACACGGCGGAGGCGATCTTGCCGGCGAAGCGCTCCTCGCCGTACTCCTTGAGCACACGAGCCAGGTCGCCGTGGCCATAGGTGTTCAGCACGTCCGCGGCCGATTGCCCGACCGTCGGGTTCATGCGCATGTCCAGCGGGGCGTTGCGGGAGTATGAGAAGCCGCGGCCGACCTCGTCGAGCTGCAGGGAGGAGACGCCCAGGTCGAACAGCATCGACTGCGCGGAGTCCACGCCCAGTCGATCCAGTGCCGGGCCCACCTCGTCGTAGGTGCCGTGGTGGGCCACGAAGCGGTGACCGAACCGGGCCAGTCGCTCGCTGGCGAGCTCGATGGCCTGCGGGTCGCGGTCGATGCCCACCACCCGTGCGTGGCCGAAGCGCTCCAGCAGGGCCTCGGCGTGGCCACCCATGCCCAGGGTGCCGTCCAGGTGCACTGCACCGTCGACCCCGTCCAGGGCCGGGGCCAGGAGGTCGAGGATGCGGGGCAGCATCACCGGGACGTGCCGGGTGCTGGTGGGCGGCTGGCCGTCGGTGGGTGTGGTCATTGCCCCTCCTCTCCTGCAGTGGGTCCGGTCGGTGTCGCGGTGGTCCGGGTGGGTCTGGCGGATGTCTCGGTCTGGGTGGGCGGGTGTCGTGGTCGGGCTGGTCGGCCGGGGTGCGGGCCGGCCTGCTGGGCGGGTCCCCTCCGGCTGCGCCCGGCACCGGGGAAGGTGTGCCGGATGCGGCGCGGCGGGGGCCGGCCCAGCAGGACGTCACAGGAGTCCCGGGACCACCTCCTCCGACTGCTCGGAGAAGGACTGCTCGGTGCTCTCCAGGTAGCTCTCCCACGCGGCGCTGTCCCAGATCTCGGCCCGGTTGCCGGTACCGATCACCGTGCACTCCCGGCTGAGCCCGGCGTACTCCCGGAGCGTCGGCGGGATCACGATGCGGCCCTGCTTGTCCGGCACCTCGTCGGAGGCGCCCGAGAGGAACACGCGCTGGAAGTCGCGTACGGCCTTGCTGCTCACGGGAGTGGACTGCATGGCCGCGGCGATCCGCTCGAACTCCGCCATCGGGAAGACGTAGAGGCAGCGCTCCTGACCACGGGTGATCACCAGGCCGTGGGCGAGCTTGTCGCGGTACTTGGCCGGGAGGAACAGGCGCCCCTTCTCGTCGAGGCGAGGCGTGTGGGTTCCGAGGAACATCGGGGCTCACCTCGTCTCCTGGTAGGGGTGCTTCCGCGCCGGCACGAAGGCCGCTGGAGTCGTCGCTGGATTGGCGCCACCCTACTCCACTTCGCTCCACTTCCAGACCCCTTTACTCCCCGGCGCTCACCCCCCGGCCTTTGCCCCTGTGATACCGGGGATTTCGGATGCCTTGCGGCGCGCCGTCCCGTCACGGCCCGCGACCACTCCGCACAGGGTCCCGACGAGAACACGCCAAATCTCCGTCTCTCACCCCGGAGGGGTGGAGCAAAGTGGGGGACGTGGGCTGCTGCGCCGTGTCAGGGGCGTGAGGCACGATGGGCCCATGTCGACTCCCTTCCCGTCCCGCTCGGTCTCGGACGTCCGGGCCGGCGCAGACGCGCTGCGTCGTGCCGTGTCCTCGGTGGTCCACCTGAACGAGGAGGTGCTCGACACGGTCCTGGTGACCCTGCTGTCGGGCGGACACCTGCTGTTGCACGACGTGCCCGGCGTCGGCAAGACGACCCTCGCCCGCGCCCTGGCCACCGCCAGCGGCGGCAGTGTCGGGCGCATCCAGTTCACGCCCGACCTGCTCCCCGGCGACGTCACCGGCGTGAGCGTCTGGCGCGCCGACCGCAGCGAGTTCGAGTTCCACCCCGGCCCCGTGTTCGCGAACGTGGTGGTCGCCGACGAGATCAACCGCGCCTCACCGAAGACCCAGTCGGCGCTGTTGGAGGCCATGGCCGAGCACAACGTCACGGTCGATGGGGTGACCCGCCCACTGCCGCAGCCCTTCCTGGTCATGGCGACGCAGAACCCCATCGAGATGGAGGGGACCTACGCCCTGCCGGAGGCGCAGCGCGACCGTTTCACCTGCGAGACCTCCCTGGGCTACCCGACCCGCGAGGCCGAGATGGCGATGCTGGGCGAGCAGACCGGGGACGACCCGCTCGCGCAGCTGCGGCCGGTGATGAGCGTGGACGACCTGCACAGCCTGGTGGCCGCGGCCCGGCAGGTCCATGCCTCCGAGGGGCTGCGTGGATACGTCGTCGACCTGGTCGCAGCCACCCGCCACTCCCCCGACGTGGTCCTGGGCGCCTCGCCCCGTTCCTCGGTGCACCTGCTCCGGGCGGCCACCGCCCACGCCGCCCTGCAGGGCCGGGACGCCGCGACCCCG encodes:
- the mraZ gene encoding division/cell wall cluster transcriptional repressor MraZ is translated as MFLGTHTPRLDEKGRLFLPAKYRDKLAHGLVITRGQERCLYVFPMAEFERIAAAMQSTPVSSKAVRDFQRVFLSGASDEVPDKQGRIVIPPTLREYAGLSRECTVIGTGNRAEIWDSAAWESYLESTEQSFSEQSEEVVPGLL
- a CDS encoding AAA family ATPase, with protein sequence MSTPFPSRSVSDVRAGADALRRAVSSVVHLNEEVLDTVLVTLLSGGHLLLHDVPGVGKTTLARALATASGGSVGRIQFTPDLLPGDVTGVSVWRADRSEFEFHPGPVFANVVVADEINRASPKTQSALLEAMAEHNVTVDGVTRPLPQPFLVMATQNPIEMEGTYALPEAQRDRFTCETSLGYPTREAEMAMLGEQTGDDPLAQLRPVMSVDDLHSLVAAARQVHASEGLRGYVVDLVAATRHSPDVVLGASPRSSVHLLRAATAHAALQGRDAATPDDVQRVAPWTLPHRLIVEHDVDSTELVRRILGSVQVHRTGA
- the rsmH gene encoding 16S rRNA (cytosine(1402)-N(4))-methyltransferase RsmH, with the translated sequence MTTPTDGQPPTSTRHVPVMLPRILDLLAPALDGVDGAVHLDGTLGMGGHAEALLERFGHARVVGIDRDPQAIELASERLARFGHRFVAHHGTYDEVGPALDRLGVDSAQSMLFDLGVSSLQLDEVGRGFSYSRNAPLDMRMNPTVGQSAADVLNTYGHGDLARVLKEYGEERFAGKIASAVLRERETEPFTDSARLVELLERTVPAASQRTGGHPAKRTFQALRIEVNSELSIWATTVHRALDHLAVGGRLAVLSYHSLEDRLTKQAFAAGATSSAPEGLPVELPEHAPWLRLATRGAEQPDEGERAVNRRSSSARLRVAERTRTTDRPSGRGNR